A region of the Lysobacter sp. K5869 genome:
TCAGCGGCGCCGACGCGGCCGCCAAGATGGCGGCCGGCGCGAGTCTGGTGCAGGTCTATTCGGGTCTGGTCTATCGCGGCCCGGCCCTGATCGGCGAATGCGTGGACGCGATCCGCCGGCGCAAGGAAGCCCCCAGCCGCGGCCACGTGCCGCCGCAGATTTGAACGCTTCCGTCCCAGCCGCTTTCCGAGCCGCCGTCATTCCGCGTCCCAACCCCACCGCCAAGCCGCCGCGCGCATGAATCCGAACGTCCGCATCGTGCGCGATGCGCCGCTGCAAACCCGCAACACCTTCGGCGTCGCCGCGCGCGCGCCGTGGCTGGTCAGCGTCGACGACGCCGACGCCCTGCCCGAGGCGCTGGCCGCGCCGCCGCTGCGCGACGGCCTCGCCCTGGCCATCGGCGGCGGCAGCAATCTGCTGTTCGCCGGCGACCCCGACGGCGCCGTGCTCGAACTCAGCGGCCGCCGCGTGCGCGCGATCGAGGACGACGGCGAGCGCGCGATCCTGCGCGCCGACGCCGGCGCGGTCTGGCACGGCTTCGTCATGCAGTCGCTGGCCGACGGTTACGCCGGCTTGGAGAATCTGGCGCTGATCCCGGGCACCGTCGGCGCCTCGCCGATCCAGAACATCGGCGCCTACGGCGTGGAAGTGCGCGAGTTCGTGCACGCGGTGGACGCCTATGAGCCGGCCACCGGCCGGTGGCATCGCTTCGACAACGCCGCCTGCGCCTTCGCCTACCGCGACAGCCTGTTCAAGCGCGAAGCCGACCGTTTTCTGATCACCGCGGTCGAGTTCGCGCTGCCGCGCCGCGCCGCGCTCAAGCTCGACTACGCCGGCATCGGCGACGAGCTGGCCGCGCGCGGCATCGACGCGCCGACGCCGCTGCAGGTCGCCGAAGCGGTGATCGCGATCCGCCAGCGCAAGCTCCCGGACCCCGCCGTGCTCGGCAACGCCGGCAGCTTCTTCAAGAACCCCATCGTGCCCGCGGCGCAAGCCGAAGCCTTGCTCGCGCAGCATCCGGCGATGCCGATGTTCCGCGGCGACAGCGAGGCCACGCGCAAGCTTTCGGCCGCGTGGCTGATCGACGGCTGCGGCTGGAAGGGCCATCGCGACGGCGACGCCGGCGTGTCGGCCGCGCACGCGCTGGTGCTGGTCAACCACGGCGGCGCCAGCGGCGCGCAGTTGCTCGATCTGGCCCGGCGCATCGCCGACTCGGTGCGCGCACGCTTCGGCGTGGCGATCGAACCCGAACCGCGCATCGTCGGCGCGCGCTGGTGAGCGCCGGGGCGCCGGTTTCGCCTCCCGCCCCGACGCAGCCGATGCGCGCCGCCGGCCTGATGCTGGCGAGCACCTTGAGCTTCGGCGTCATGGCCATCGCCATCCGTCTGGCCTCGCAGTCGCTGCACACCTTCGAGGTCGCGTTCTTCCGCAATATGTTCGGCTTGCTGGCGGTGCTGCCGCTGCTGCTCAGCGCGCGCCGCGCCGAACTGCGCACGCGCCAGTTGCCCAAATATTTCGTGCGCTGCGCGATCGGCATCGTCTCGATGCTGTGCGGGTTCTGGGCCATCGGCCATCTGCCGCTGGCGCAGGCGATCTCGCTGACCTACTCCACGCCGATCTTCGTCACCATCGCCGCGGCGCTGTTCCTGCACGAACAAGTGCGCGCGCGGCGCTGGGCCGCGGTCGCGGCCGGCTTCGTCGGCGTGCTGGTGATCGTGCGGCCGGGCTCGACCGAGTTCTCCATCGACAGCCTCGCCGCCTTGGCCGCGGCGGTGTTGGGCGGGGTGATCTCGATCCAGATCAAGCAGCTGTCGAAGGTCGATTCGGCCAACACCATCGTGCTCTACACCTATGCGTTCTGGGTGCCGATGTCGCTGATTCCGGCCCTGCTCGTGTGGCAGTGGCCGCAGGGCGTCGCCTGGGTGTGGATCGTCGCGGCCGGCGTGTTCGGCACCGGCGGGCAGGTGCTGTGGACGCATGCGCTCAAGCTCGGCGAGGTGTCGGCGCTGACGCCGATCAGCTTCGTGCAGTTGCCGCTGGTGTCGATCGCCGGGTGGCTGTGGTTCAACGAAAGCCTGGATCGCTACACGGTGATCGGCGCGGCGATTATTCTCGGGTCGAATGCGTACATCGCGCATCGCGAAGCGTTGCTGGCGCGCAAGCGGGCGTCGGCGGCGGCTACGGCGGGGGCGGTGCCTGGGGAGTGAGGCGCGGCGTTCGGCGAGTGGGGCGGTGTAGGCGATTTTCGACGTCGTCGGGTTGGCGCGGTCGCGGCTCGCGCCGCTCCTACAGTCAGACGCGAACCGGCCGAAGCCCCTGTAGGAGCGGCGCGAGCCGCGACCGCGACACCGCAAACCACGACGAAATCTCCCCCAAGACCGCTCCCGCGCACCCGCATCACGCATCCGCCTTGATTCGCGGCACATCGGCGCATTCGTCGATGTCGGTCACATGCTGCAGCGCACGAACCCGCATCGCGCGGGGCCCGCTTGCGTGACGCGCAGCGGGGCAAAAACGGTCAGCGGCGGCCACATTCGCGGCCAATCTGCCCCGTCGCGGGAAATCGCCGCCAAGGCCGATTGACCCGTCATCTCCCCGCCGTTATCCAGACGCTGCAGTACGGAGAGGAACCGGCCGCGCGCACGCCCTAGCACGCGCCGGATGCGCGTTTCGCTCTGCCTTCATGACGATCACAGGAGAGTTCTCATGGCCGCATTGAGCCGATACGTCGCCGTCGCCCTGGTGGGCGGCGCCGTCGCGTTTTCCAGCCTGCCCTCGCAGGCCGAGCAGGGCGATTACGGATTTTTCCAAACGCTGCGCAACCTGTTCTCGCCGCCCAAGGCGGACAACAAGGTGCAGCCGCAGCAGCGCACCGGCAGCTATCCGCTGCTGAGCCGCGACACCGCGCGCGCCGACGGTTTCGACCCGGCCGCGTACTACCAATGGCAGACCGTGCAGCTGCCGGCGGAAACCGGCGCGATCTGCGGCAACGGTTCGCCGTACAAGATCTTCGTCAACCGCGTTCCCAACACCACCAACACCATCATCTACATGGAAGGCGGCGGCGCGTGCTGGGATTACGCCAGCTGCACCGGCGCCACCGGCGTGCGCGGCGCGCGCAATCCCAACGGCGTGCCCGACGACTACATGAAGCTGCTCAACCCGGGCGCGAGCCTGGTCAGCCCCTTCGTCACCCGCGTCAGTCCGTTCGACGCGGTCAAGACCCAGGGCTGGAACATGGTCTACGTGCCCTATTGCACCGGCGACATCTACAGCGGCGACAAGGTCGCGGTGTACGACGATCCCAGCGGACAGAAGCCGCCGCTGGTGTGGCACCACAACGGCCTGCGCAACAGCCGCGCGATCATTTCCTGGCTCAAGGACAACCTGCCGCGGCCGGCGCAGATGCTCAACACCGGCTGCAGCGCCGGCGGCGCCGGCAGCCTGATTTCCTACGACACCTTCCGCACCGACATCGCGCCGACCAACGGCTTCCTGATCGACGACTCCGGCCCGATCTTCCCGACGCCCAAGAACGGCAACCCGGCCGAGTATCCCTCGCAGCCGCTGATGACCAAGATCCGCGACGTGTGGGGTCTGGACGCGCCCAACGGCCCGCTGCAGTTCCTCGCCGCCGGCCTGCCGCAGATGGATCTCAACGAACTGGGCTCGATCTATCCGGCGCTGGCCAACAAGCACCGCGGCGACCGTCTCGGCCAGACCCACTTCTGGCAGGATCTGAACTACTCGTCGTATTCCTACGAGCGTTTCCACGACGACATCCAGCAAGCGCCGAACCAAGCGGCGAAGGAAGCGTTGATCCACGCCAAGTGGGGCGCCGACACCCAGCGCCTGTCCGCGCGGCTCAACGGGCTGGACAACTTCGGCGGCTACTTCCCGCAGTACCGCGCGCTCAACGAAAGCCACTGCACCACCATCGTCGATTTCAAGAACGGCGACGTGCAGGCGCAGAACCTGGAGTTGAAGAGCTTCATCGACTCGGTGCTCGACGGCAACGGCAAGGTGCTCGACGCCAGCGAGACCAGCGACGCGGCCGACAAGGCCAAGCCGTTCAACTTCTTGTACTGGCTGGTCGATCAGCTGATCTGAGCGGAACGACGGCATGAAGCGAAACACCGTCATGCTGGGTCTGGCCCTGACCGTCGCGGCGTTGGCCGCGGCGGTCAGCCTGGGCTGGCATCCGTTCGACGCCGGCCGCGCCGCGGCGGCGCCGCTCGCGCAAGCCGGCGACGGCGCCGACGGCGGCGCCGCCTTGCCCTCGATGCTGGCCACGCCGCAGGGGCGGCAATTCCAGCAGCGCCGGCAATTCCAGGACGAGGCCAAGCGTTTCTTCAGCGATGCCAAGACCCTGGGACCGGCCGAGCGCGAACGCCGCGCGCAAACCTTGCGAGCGCAGATCGATCGCTACGAACAGGCCGACGAGTTGTCGGCCGGCGAAACCATGCTGCTGCGCGTGGGCTTGATCCAGGCCACCGTGCCCGACGAGGCGCAGCAGGCCTTGATGGTGCAGCGTCTGGCCCAGCAGTACCGGGCTCAGGCGCGCGCGCGCGAGCAGGCGTGGGTCGAACAGCAGGCGCACGATCCGAAGTTCCAGGCCTACAAGCGCAGCGAAGCGCAGATCGTGGCCGAGACCCTGAAGATGCAGCGGTTTCCCGACGGGCTGACCCGCGACGAGTATCTGCGCCGGCGTCTGCAGGCCGAGCGCGAGCGCATTTATCGCTGAGAGGATGGGGAGCGGCTTGAGAGTCGCTCCCCTGCTCCGCTCACGCGCCCGAACGACGCGCGCCGAATCCAGTTCGCCAAGAACGCGCGAACGCCGAACATCGCGCGTTCGATGCGCGCCGCGCTCGCGGACGCTGCGCCCTCACTCGTCCTCCGCCAACACCACCCGGTTGCGCCCGCCGCGCTTGGCCGCGTACAGCGCCTGATCGGCGCGCGCGAACGTCGTTGCGCTCTCCTCGCCGGCGCGGTAACCGGCCAGCCCGATGCTCACCGTCAGCGGCAGCCCGATCGGCAGGTTGGCGATGGCCTCGCGCACGAACTCGCATTGCAGCAGCGCCTGATGCAGCGGCGCCTCGAACAGCATCAGGAACTCCTCGCCGCCGTAGCGCGCCACGCTGTTCGGCCCGGCCGAATACAGCCGCAGCGTATCGGCGACCGCTTGCAGCACGCGGTCGCCCTCGGCGTGGCCGTGGACATCGTTGATGGTCTTGAAGTGGTCGATGTCGAGCACCGCCACTTGCAGCGGCGCGGCGCTGTGGCTGCGCGCCACCGCCTGTTCCAGCGCCAGCGCGAACGCGCGCCGGTTGGGCAGGCCGGTCAGCGCGTCGGTGCGGGTCAGCGCGGTGAGGTCGGCATTGCTGGCTTGCAGCGCGGCGTGGCTGGCTTCCAACTCGCCCTGGTAATCGAGCAGGCGGCGCTCGTACCACTCGCTTTCCTGCAACTGCCGCGCCAGCGCGTGGCTGACCCGGCGCAGTTCCATCGCGCGCGAGGCCTGCCGCGACAACGCGGTCAGCGCTTTTTGCTGATGCGCGGGCAATTGGCGCGGTTTGGTGTCGATCACGCACAAGGTCCCGAGCGCCTCCCCATCCGGCGTCACCAGCGGCGCGCCGGCGTAGAAGCGGATGTTGGGGTCGTCGGTGACCAGCGGGTTGTCGGCGAAGCGGGCGTCGTCGCGCGCGTCGGGCACGACCAGGGTGCGGTCGGGGGTCAGGATGGCGTGGGCGCAGAACGCCAGTTCGCGCGGGGTTTGCTCCGCGCCCAGGCCCAACCGCGCCTTGAACCACTGGCGCTGCTCGTCGATCAGGCTGACCAAGGCGATCGGCACGTCGCAGACCGCGGCGGCGATCGCGACCAGATCGTCGAAGTCGCGCTCCGGCGGCGTGTCGAGGATGTCGTAGCGGCGCAGCGCGTCCAGGCGCTGGGCTTCGTTGGCGGGCGTGGCGGGTTTTTGCACGGCGGTGTCCGGACGGTGACGGTCGCGATCGAAGTGACGGTCGGCTGCCAAACGGCGCGGCCGCGCGCGCGGCCTGCGCCGGCAGTCTAGCAAGCGCGGGGGCGGCGTCCGCAAGCCGGCGCGCGCGGCCGCGTCAAGCGCCGGCGGGCGTCGGTCCGCCAAGCGGCGATGGCGGTCACAGCCGCGACGCGACGCGGGCACGGCGCGGTTTCCTTCGCCTGCAATGTCGCGCCGATAGACTCGCGTGCGCGTACCGCGATGCGGCGCGCGGCGGCCATGGCGAGGGAGGCAAAGGGTGCAGGTGGAAACCAACGATTACGTCGAGCTCAAGCACGAGATCCTCGACGGCATGCGCAGCTTCATGGAGGACGTGGCCCAGGACGGCGCCGACGCCGGCTACGGCGCGGCCGAGATCGACGAATGCGAGCGCATCCTCGAAGGCTTCCTGGCCAGCCTGCGCAACGCCGCGGGCGACGGCGAACGCGTGCCCTCGCGCGCGGCGCTGGACCGCACCGCGCGCGCGGCGGTCGAGCAGACGGTGCGCGCGCTCAACGCGCTCAACGCGCGCTGCCGCTACAACCTGATCGAGACCGACCAGCGCGAAGGCCTGTGCGAGTTGATCCGCGGCGCGCTCGCCGAAATCGGCGCGCTGCGCGGGGTGGAAGATCCGACCGAGCCTTGGCGCGAGTGGTGAAGCCGCGCGCGAGCGCGACCGGCGCGATCCGCGCCGCGAGGCGGCGAACGCGCCGGGCGCGACGCTCGCGGCGATAAAAAAACCGGGCCCGCGAACGGGCCCGGTCGTATCTCCGGCAGCCGTGCGGCCGCCCTACCCGCTTCGTCCCCACGGCCGGCCCGCGCGCGGGCCGGCCGCGCGAAGACTCAGCGCACGCTTTCGCTATCGCCCACCGGCGCGGCGCTGCCGGTGACCACCGCGGTCGGCTTGGGCGCGTCCGGCGTCGCCGGGGCCGGCACCGACACCGCGATCGGCAGATGCAGCGTCGGCGACTTGCGCGTCAGCAGCGGCTTGAGCTGCAACTGGCCGAAGTGCCAGCTGCCGTCGGCCGCGTACTTGCGGCTCAGCACGATCACGTTGATCGGCGTGGTCGCACCGCGCACCGAGGCGAACACCGGCGGGAACGCGATGCCGTCCACGCCCTGCACCTGCGCCAGCCACAGCTCCGGCTGGCGCTGGGCGTGGCGGAAGCTGCGCTTGAACGTGCACGCGTTGGCGCAGGCGCTCTGCTCCATGCTGGCCAGATTGAGCGCGGCCGGATCGCCGCCGGCGGCCGGATCGGCGGCCTGATAACGCGCCGTGGTCTCGTTGAGCACCAGCCCCGCCTTGACCGCCTGATCGACCTGGATCCGGCCCGAGCCGGTGTCGAACGGATCGGCCGGGGTGACGCCGTCCTCGCGGAACACTTCCTGCTTGGCGGTCATCATCAGCGCCGACTTGATCTCCGGCGCGGTCAGGTCCGGGCGCGCCTGACGCAGCAGCGCCGCCGCGCCGGCCTGATGCGGCGAGGCCATCGAGGTGCCGCTGAGCAAGCCGACCAGATTCTCGCTGCCGCTGATCGTGGTGCCGGCCAACACCGCCAACACGCTGACGCCCGGCGCGGCGACGTCGGGCTTGATCAGATTCAAGCCGGTGGCCGGGCCGCGCGAGCTGAAGGCCGCCAGCACGTCGGGCGTGTTCGGGATCGGCGTCGGCGGATAGCCGATGCCGCCGGTGGACACGTTGCCGTTGCCGGCCGCGAAATCGCGCAGCGCGTTGCTGTCGTCCTGGCTGGCCAGGAACACCGGCACCGTCGTGCCCGGCACGCTCGGCGTCGCGCCGGTGACCTGATTGTTGGCGATGACCACCGCGACCGCGCCGGCGGCGGCGGCGTTGTTGACCTTGATCGAGAAGTTGCAGGTGCCGCGGCGCACCACCGCGATCGCACCGCTGAAGCTGCCGGCGGGGAACGCGGCGCAACCGTCGGCGGCCGTGTCGATGCCGGCGCTCACGCGCACCGGCGTGGTCGGCGGAATCGACGCGGAGAACGCGACGCCGCCGGTGCCTTCGGTGAGCAGGACCGCCTGCAGACCCGACGGCACCGTGCCCGGGCCGGTGATCTGCAGCAGCGAGGCGAAATCGCCGCGGCCGTGCGTGGTCGCCGCGGTGGTCGAGGTCCACGGCTGGCGATGGCCGGTGGTGCTCGGGCCGGGGCCGCTGTTGCCGGCCGCGGCGGCGATGAAGATGCCGGCGTCGGCGGCGTTGAGGAAGGCCAGCGAGACCGCTTCGCCCCACGGATTGGCGCCGCCGCCGATGGAGTAATTGATCACGTCCACGCCGTCGGCGATGGCTTGATCGATCGCCGCCACCGCCGACACGTTCGGACACAGGCCTTGGCCGGTGGCGATGTTCGTGTAGCAGATGTCGTAAGCGATGATGTTCGCGTGCGGTGCGACGCCGGAGATGCGGATGTTGCGGCCCTTGAAGTTCGCGGTCCAGGCGTTGCCGGCCGCGGTCGAAGCGGTGTGGCTGCCGTGGCCGTTGGTGTCGCCGAAGCCGGGTTCCTCGCGGATGCCGGGCACGCCGCAGGCGCCGGCCGGTTCGCCGCAGACGAAGTCCCAGCCGCCGATCAGCTTGTCGTTGCAGCGGCCTTCGTCGACGCCGCCGGGCGCGCACGTGCCCAGATAGTGGCCGGTGCCGTTCGGATTGACGTGGTGATAGCCGGTGTCGTCGACCGCGGCGAACGCCGGGCTGCCGAAGTTGATGCCGGTGTCGAGGATGCCGACCACCACGCCCTCGCCGCGCCAGCGCCCGGGCTTGGCGTTCCACAGTTCCGGCGCGCCGATCAAGGTCGGGCCGACGTCGGTGGCGACCGGATACTCGTGATACGCCTCCACCAGCGCCACGCCGGGCAGCTTGGCCACGCGCGCGGCTTCGCTCGCGCTCATCTGCGTCACCACGCCGTTGACCGCGTGGCGCAGGCGCCGTTCGACGTTGAGCGGACGGCCGATCGCGGCATTGATGCCGCGTTCGTGGGTGCGCTGCGCGCCGTCGAGATAGCTCAGGTATTTGCTGGCTTGCGCGCTGCGCACGTCGATGCGCGCGGTGCCGCCGCCGGCGGCGCGGGCGGCGTCGCTGTTGGCGTTCTGCGCGCCGGCGATGCGCTGCGGCGCGGCCAGTCCGGCCACTTCGCCGTTGTAGCTGCTCAGCGGCGCTTCGTTGTACAGCACCAGATAGCGTTCGCCGCGATGATCGGCCGCGGCGCGTTGCGGTGCGGGTGCGCCGCCGACGGCGGCGGCGCTCGGGTTCGCATTGTCGTCGCGCAAGCCGCTGACGGCGGCCGCGGCGGCGAGCGCCGTCAATCCGGTCAGGCCGAGCGCGATGGCGAGGGTCAGACGGTTTTTGGCTTTGAGGTGGTTTGCATTGGGCATCGAGAGGTCCTCCACGTATCGTTCGCGAAGAAACCGCCCCACGCCTGTCCCCTGTTCACAGGCACGTCGCGGTTCGAGGTCGGGCCAGGGAGGGATCGCCGTGATCGAGCGTCGTCCGTGAACCGATGCGCTCGCTACCACGCATCGGCCGATCGCTCCTGCCACCGTGCCCGCGCACTCACCGTGCCGGGCCGAACCTTCCTACCCACGCCGAACACTGCAAGAGGCGGGAAGATTTCGGCGTGATCATGCGCACAAATCGCATTCGGTTACAGAGGCATCGGCGGCATGTTGCGCGATTGAAACTTCACTTGGCTAAACCGCCGCGACCGCGCTACGCACTGTGCGCTTGCGAATGGTGGATGCGCGTGGATTCAGTTTCGTAACGATGTGCGACGGCTCGACGTCGGTTGCGCGCGCGTCGTTGCGGACAAAAAAACGGCGCCCCGCGGGGCGCCGTCGTTTCGATGCGGCGCCGTCGCGGCGCCGCATCGTCGTCGTTGTCACCAACCGAAGCCCAAGCCCACGCCGGCCGAGCTTTCGCTGTCGCTGAACGCGCCGCCGACGGTGAAGGTCGCGCGGTCGCTGATCGCGCGCTGATAACCGATCGACAGCGCTTGCTCGCCGCCCTGGAAACCGGCGCCGACCGCGACGCGGTTCTGCGTGCGCAGGCCCGAGGCGCTGGCCGACATCTGCACCATCGCCGCGGTCATCGCGCCCATGCGGTCGATGCGCTGATCCTGCTTGCGCAGCTTCCATTCCATGTCGTCGCGCAGACGGTTGATCGCCTCGGTCGGCGCGGCCAGCATCTGGTTCACCCGCGAATCGGTGTAGGCGTTGGCGCTGCGCAGCGTCGCGGCGTCGCCGGCCTGGACCTGGCCGACGTTGGCCGCGTCGGTCGAAGCGGTGCCGTTGGCGACGTTGGCCACGCGCGTGCCGCCGGCGCCCTGCAAGGTCATGGTGCTCTTGGAGGCGTCGTCGTAGTTGGCCGACAAGGTCGAGCCCGGGCCTTGCGGTCCCTGCGGACCGGTCGGGCCTTGCGGGCCGGTCGGACCGGCCGGGCCCTGGGGCCCCGCCGGAATCGCCGCGACCTTGCCGTACAGATCGGTCAGGCGCCCGTCCACCGCGGCGAAGGCCGCGCCGACATCGCGATAGCTGCCGCCCTGGATCGTGTAGGTCGGCGCGACGAAGGTGCCGCCGGCGTAGCTGGCGCCGCCGCCGAGCGCACCGGCGAGGGTGTTGAGCTGCAGCACGTTGACCGCGTCGGTGTCGGCGGTGCCGGCGGCGAGGTTGATGAGCTGGCGCTCCGCGCCCGTCGCACCGATCGACACGGCATTGGCGCGGTCGCCGACCGAACCCGCGCCGAGCGCGACCGAGTTGGCGGCGCTGGCCGAACTGTTGGCGCCGATGGCGGTGGCGTTGTCGACGCTGGCCGCGCTCTGCGCGCCGAACGCCGCGCTGTTGGCGCCGCTGGCGCTGCTGCCGGCGCCGCCGGCGACGCTGAACTGTCCGCTGGCGCTGCTGCTGGAACCGAACGCCGCGGCGAAATCGGCGGTGGCGCTGCTGCCGTCGCCGATCGCGGCGCTGTTGGCGTTGGCCGCGTTGGCGCCGGCGCCGATCGCCGTGCTTTGCTCGCCCGCGGCGCTGCCGCCGGCGCCGATGGCCAGCGCGCCGGTCGCGCTGGCGCTGCTGCCGGCGCCGATGGCCGAGCTGAAATCGCCGCTGGACTGCGCGCCGGCGCCGATCGCCGTGCTTTGTTCGCCGCCGGCCGCGCTGGCGTTGCCGACCGCCGTGGCGCTGCCGCCGGCGGCGTTGCTGGCGGCGCCGATCGCCGCACTGCCGTTGCCGGCGGCGTTGGCGCCGCTGCCGCAGGCGATGGCGTCGGCGCCGGCAGCGGTCGCGCCGCCGTTGCTGACGGTGCCGGTGCCGTCGTCGACCTGGCAGGTGTCGCCGGCCCAGGCGTAACCGGTCGCCAGCGACAGCGCCACGGCGAGAAGCGTCTTGTGCAGAGTACTCAAAGGGGTTTCTCCAGAATTCGGGTTGTCGGGCAGCCGCCGCGCGGGAACGCCGCGCGGCCGCGACTGCGAATGCGTTGCCGAAGCAAGCGAACGCGCCGCGACGGCGGCGCGCGCAACGCAACGGCACTGCCGTTGCGCTGCGCGGCCGGATCGCCGGAGCGCGCGCGGCGCCGTTACGGCGCCGAGGTCACGGTGAGCTTCACCGGCATGGCCACCTTCGGCTGCGTGGCGTCGTTGCTGGCGACGCAGACGTAGCCCGAGTAGCTGCCGGGCGCGAGACCCGCGGCGCTGATCTGCACCTGGGTGTCGTAGCCGCCGTTGCCGGCGATGCGGCCGAAGGCGCGGTTGGGCGCGCCGACCCAGGTCGCGCCGCAGGCGTTGGAGCCCTGCATCGCGTAGGCCAAGCCGGCGTGCTCGTTGTCGGCCTCCCAATCGCCCGCGCCGTTCTGGTCGAGTCCGATCAGGCGGTACTGGCCATCGCCGTCGAGCGAGCCGAACCAGGCCCAGCCGGTGGCCGAGGGCGCGCGCGCCGACACCATCAGCCAGTAACGGCCGGCCGGCAGGTTCGCCGCTTGCCCGGCCGCGGCCAGATTCAAGCGGATCGTGCCGGCCTGGACGGTGACGCCGGCCGAGGTCTGGCTCGCGCGGTAGCTCCACACCGCCAGATTGGGCGTGGTCTCCGAGTTGCCTTCGGGGTTGCCGTTGACGTCGCGGAAGATCGACCAATCCAGGTTCTGCGAGGCCAACGCGCCGCCGCCGATCACGAAGCCGTTGGCGACGATGCTGGTGATGCTGGTCGCATCGCTCAGCACGAAGTCCTCCGCGGCGAGCGAAGCGCGTCCGGCCTGAGCCGCATCGGTGAAGCGCGTGGCGTAGTAGCCGCGACGGTTCGGATTGGTCCCCTGCACGACCAGGGTGCGGCCGCCCGAGCCGGTGTTGTCGATCTGGTAGTCCAACGAGCCGCCGCCGATGTTGCGGATGCGGAAGTTGGCGCTGCCGGTGCCGCCGGCCGGGACGCTCAAGGCGACTTGCGCCGGCTCCAACGCCAGCTTGGCCGGCTGCAGCGCCACCGCGATCGGCAGACGCAGCGTCGGCTGCGCGGTATCGCCGCCGGACGGCGCCAACACCAGCTTGCCGTAGGCGAACGCGCCGCTGGCCGGCAGCGAGCTGCCGCTGACGGTGACCTTGACCTGCTTGCTCTCGCCCGGGTTCAAGGTCAGCAGCGACGGCGTGACCAGCGCGCTGACCCCTTGCGCCTTGACGCTCCAGGTCTGGCGCGTGGTCAAGGCGTTGCGGAAGGTGCGGGTGAAGCTGCACGAGCCGATGCAGTTGAACTTGCCCAGGCTGGCCAGGTTGAGCGCCGAAGGATTGCCGCCGGCCGCCGGATCGGCGGCGAGGAAGTTGGCCTTGGTCTCGTTGAGCAGCAGGCCGGCCTTGATCGCCTGATCGATCTGGATGCGGCCGGCGCCCATCGACAGCGGGTCGGCCGGAGTCACTTCGTCTTCTTTGAAGATCTCCTGCTTGGCCGTCATCATCAGCGCCGACTTGATCTCGGCCACGCTCCAGTTCGGACGCGCCTGACGGATCAACGCGGCGGCGCCGGCCTGATGCGGCGAAGCCATCGAGGTGCCGCTGTCGAGATCGACGAGGTTCTCGTTGCCGGTGAGCGTGGTGCCGGACTTCACCGCCAGGATGTTGACGCCCGGCGCGGTCACGTCGGGCTTGACCAGATCGTAGGCGCCGGCCGGGCCGCGCGAGCTGAAAGCGGCCAGCACGTCGGGCGTGTTCGGCAGCGGCGTGGGCGGATAGCTGATGCCGGCGGTGGCGGTGTTGCCGCTGCCGTTGCCGAAGTCGCGGATCGCGTTGCCGGTGGACAGCGGCACGCCGAACACCGGGATCGTGGTGCCGGTGACGGTCGGCGAGATCGCGGCCTCGGCGTTGTTGGCGATCAGCACCGCGCGCGCGCCGGCGGCGGCAGCGTTGTTGACCTTGATGACGAAGCTGCAGGTGCCGCGGCGGATCACCGCGATCGCGTTCTGGAACGTGTTGGCCGGGAACGCGGCGCAACCGTCGCTGGCGGTGTCGATGCCGGCGCTGATGCGCAGCGGGGTGTCGTTGGGCAGCGCGGCGGCGAAGGCGGTGCCGCTGTTGCCTTCGACCAGTTGGATCGCCTGCAGCGCCGGCGGCACCGCG
Encoded here:
- the murB gene encoding UDP-N-acetylmuramate dehydrogenase; this encodes MNPNVRIVRDAPLQTRNTFGVAARAPWLVSVDDADALPEALAAPPLRDGLALAIGGGSNLLFAGDPDGAVLELSGRRVRAIEDDGERAILRADAGAVWHGFVMQSLADGYAGLENLALIPGTVGASPIQNIGAYGVEVREFVHAVDAYEPATGRWHRFDNAACAFAYRDSLFKREADRFLITAVEFALPRRAALKLDYAGIGDELAARGIDAPTPLQVAEAVIAIRQRKLPDPAVLGNAGSFFKNPIVPAAQAEALLAQHPAMPMFRGDSEATRKLSAAWLIDGCGWKGHRDGDAGVSAAHALVLVNHGGASGAQLLDLARRIADSVRARFGVAIEPEPRIVGARW
- a CDS encoding DMT family transporter; protein product: MRAAGLMLASTLSFGVMAIAIRLASQSLHTFEVAFFRNMFGLLAVLPLLLSARRAELRTRQLPKYFVRCAIGIVSMLCGFWAIGHLPLAQAISLTYSTPIFVTIAAALFLHEQVRARRWAAVAAGFVGVLVIVRPGSTEFSIDSLAALAAAVLGGVISIQIKQLSKVDSANTIVLYTYAFWVPMSLIPALLVWQWPQGVAWVWIVAAGVFGTGGQVLWTHALKLGEVSALTPISFVQLPLVSIAGWLWFNESLDRYTVIGAAIILGSNAYIAHREALLARKRASAAATAGAVPGE
- a CDS encoding pectin acetylesterase-family hydrolase; translated protein: MAALSRYVAVALVGGAVAFSSLPSQAEQGDYGFFQTLRNLFSPPKADNKVQPQQRTGSYPLLSRDTARADGFDPAAYYQWQTVQLPAETGAICGNGSPYKIFVNRVPNTTNTIIYMEGGGACWDYASCTGATGVRGARNPNGVPDDYMKLLNPGASLVSPFVTRVSPFDAVKTQGWNMVYVPYCTGDIYSGDKVAVYDDPSGQKPPLVWHHNGLRNSRAIISWLKDNLPRPAQMLNTGCSAGGAGSLISYDTFRTDIAPTNGFLIDDSGPIFPTPKNGNPAEYPSQPLMTKIRDVWGLDAPNGPLQFLAAGLPQMDLNELGSIYPALANKHRGDRLGQTHFWQDLNYSSYSYERFHDDIQQAPNQAAKEALIHAKWGADTQRLSARLNGLDNFGGYFPQYRALNESHCTTIVDFKNGDVQAQNLELKSFIDSVLDGNGKVLDASETSDAADKAKPFNFLYWLVDQLI
- a CDS encoding sensor domain-containing diguanylate cyclase; the encoded protein is MQKPATPANEAQRLDALRRYDILDTPPERDFDDLVAIAAAVCDVPIALVSLIDEQRQWFKARLGLGAEQTPRELAFCAHAILTPDRTLVVPDARDDARFADNPLVTDDPNIRFYAGAPLVTPDGEALGTLCVIDTKPRQLPAHQQKALTALSRQASRAMELRRVSHALARQLQESEWYERRLLDYQGELEASHAALQASNADLTALTRTDALTGLPNRRAFALALEQAVARSHSAAPLQVAVLDIDHFKTINDVHGHAEGDRVLQAVADTLRLYSAGPNSVARYGGEEFLMLFEAPLHQALLQCEFVREAIANLPIGLPLTVSIGLAGYRAGEESATTFARADQALYAAKRGGRNRVVLAEDE